A genomic stretch from Maridesulfovibrio zosterae DSM 11974 includes:
- a CDS encoding TetR/AcrR family transcriptional regulator: MTVTPKGKTNKARGEETREKLVQVGLKLFALNGFNGVSMRNLASVAEVNLATVGYHFGGKMGLYEAVLRDIIKRKDLVFPDIDTVRFQMNRLKKGEISKCDIFSWFYRKIVLGMIGTEDTVYAALIIDRELVAPSEHYELLDKEFFSHSMGTMEELLEFIMDGKVSREEIMIISTCLIGMALKFVNPKVLMDRVGWDGYTAERVEEVTEILCRRAVAFVGCEES; encoded by the coding sequence ATGACGGTAACCCCCAAAGGCAAAACTAATAAGGCTCGTGGAGAGGAAACACGCGAAAAACTTGTGCAAGTTGGCCTCAAATTGTTTGCATTAAATGGATTTAACGGCGTAAGCATGCGGAATTTAGCGAGTGTAGCTGAAGTTAATCTTGCCACTGTCGGTTATCATTTTGGTGGGAAGATGGGGCTGTATGAGGCCGTACTCCGAGATATAATAAAGCGTAAGGATCTTGTATTTCCAGATATTGATACCGTCCGGTTTCAAATGAACCGGTTAAAAAAAGGGGAAATATCAAAGTGTGATATTTTCTCATGGTTTTACAGGAAAATTGTACTGGGAATGATTGGCACTGAAGATACTGTGTATGCGGCACTTATTATAGATCGCGAACTGGTAGCTCCAAGTGAGCATTATGAGTTGCTTGATAAGGAGTTTTTCTCTCATTCCATGGGAACTATGGAGGAGCTTCTAGAATTTATTATGGATGGCAAAGTTTCCCGGGAAGAGATCATGATTATCAGTACTTGTCTAATTGGAATGGCTCTCAAGTTTGTTAATCCCAAAGTCTTAATGGATCGGGTCGGCTGGGATGGGTACACAGCTGAACGTGTTGAAGAAGTTACCGAAATTTTATGCAGAAGGGCAGTCGCATTTGTCGGCTGTGAGGAGTCCTGA